The genomic window TTGGGCGGCGCTTTATTTGTTGCCTGTATAGCCGTTTTACCAGATTATTTGAGGACGATGATGAGCGCTCCATTTTTTTTCGGAGGAACTTCGCTTCTTATAGTCGTAGGCGTTTCTCTTGATACTATAGGGCAGATAGAGTCTCATCTTATTATGCGCCATTATGAAGGGTTTATGAAAGAAGGACGCATAAAAGGCAGATGGTTTAACATAAAATAGCAGGACGGGGTTTGGCATAAGAGAAAAAATGTGTGATGATAAAGAACAATGGATTTAAGCAGAAAAACGGCGGAGTACGTGCAAGAGAGGCAAGGTAAAGAGTTGGTCGGGAGATATCGCGTGGTTTTGGGTGAAAGCGAATTGAAATTAAAATAAATTTTTTAAAAGGCTTTGAAATGAATTTTATATTATTAGGAGCGCCTGGAGCTGGAAAAGGTACTCAGGCAAAACTTATTGCTGAAAAATACGACATAGTTCATCTTTCTACTGGAGATATGTTCAGGGAAGCAAAAAAACAAGATAAAGAACTTGACGCTTTGATGTCGGCCGGTAAACTTATATCTGACGAGATAGTTATAAATATGGTTAAAAACCGTTTGAAGAAAGATGATGTAGCCGTCGGCTTTCTTTTGGATGGGTTTCCGAGAACGGTGAAGCAGGCCGAAGAATTAGATAAAATACTTAAAGCCGAAAATAGAAGCATAGATGCGGTTTTTTGTATAGAAGTAAGTTCAGAAGAAGTAGTTAAAAGAATTTCAGGAAGACGGTCCTGCGGAAAATGTAAAGCTGATTTTAACATTGTGTTTAATCCGCCAAAAGAGGAAAATATGTGTGATTTTTGTAATGGCACGCTTATTCAGAGAGCTGACGATAAAGAAGATGTAGTTCTCAACAGGCTTAAAGTTTACGAAAATCAGACAAAACCGCTGGCAGAATATTATAAAAAAGCCGCTCTTTTGGCAAATATTGACGGTTTGAAAGATGAAAAAGGCGTGTTTGAACAAATAGTAAATTATATTGAAAATCGGAAAAAATAAATTGTTTTTTAAAAAGAGCAGTATTGAGATTAAAACAAAA from Candidatus Endomicrobium procryptotermitis includes these protein-coding regions:
- a CDS encoding adenylate kinase: MNFILLGAPGAGKGTQAKLIAEKYDIVHLSTGDMFREAKKQDKELDALMSAGKLISDEIVINMVKNRLKKDDVAVGFLLDGFPRTVKQAEELDKILKAENRSIDAVFCIEVSSEEVVKRISGRRSCGKCKADFNIVFNPPKEENMCDFCNGTLIQRADDKEDVVLNRLKVYENQTKPLAEYYKKAALLANIDGLKDEKGVFEQIVNYIENRKK